One window from the genome of Anopheles merus strain MAF chromosome 3R, AmerM5.1, whole genome shotgun sequence encodes:
- the LOC121595193 gene encoding keratin, type I cytoskeletal 10: MDDIFGKKKEVVPILDLSKSSATTREEFKRMIEKVPDYKMRPIKVRSDEIRFKEKEYGFKMQKKELRMLMKNGGERDKLYAYMDPIPAEMRNLVILELCSVPIDWKMLTSQRPKTKVEEDYFSKLVELGKLQIKTIQRDKRENLLATSVRKVKNRSGIIESRVFTCNECMEEFCNGKTCADFNYDLYTRIVPKVPLLKTNSQQQLSLNGGGGGLGGGAGRMLGDLHQKSIDSGSGAGGGGGGKKGRKGARKKGHKSKAKSVEAADDEGNQGGTSGGNAAAGGHGHGGKKKGKRASRSKTPPKAKSMEK; this comes from the exons ATGGATGACATTTTcgggaagaaaaaggaagtCGTCCCCATACTGGACCTTTCCAAATCGTCCGCCACGACGCGGGAAGAGTTTAAGCGCATGATCGAGAAGGTGCCGGACTACAAGATGCGCCCGATCAAGGTGCGGTCGGACGAGATCCGGTTCAAGGAGAAGGAGTACGGGTTTAAGATGCAGAAGAAGGAGCTCCGGATGCTGATGAAGAACGGGGGCGAGCGGGACAAGCTGTACGCGTACATGGATCCGATACCGGCCGAGATGCGCAACCTGGTCATACTGGAGCTGTGCAGTGTGCCGATCGACTGGAAGATGCTGACCAGCCAGCGGCCCAAGACAAAGGTGGAGGAGGATTACTTTAGCAA GCTGGTGGAGCTGGGCAAGCTGCAGATCAAAACGATCCAGCGCGACAAGCGGGAAAACCTGCTCGCCACCTCGGTGCGCAAGGTGAAGAACCGTTCCGGCATCATCGAGTCGCGCGTCTTCACCTGCAACGAGTGTATGGAGGAGTTTTGCAACGGGAAAACGTGCGCCGACTTTAACTACGATCTGTACACGCGCATCGTACCGAAAGTGCCGCTGCTCAAGACCAactcgcagcagcagctctcgctgaacggtggtggcggtggtctGGGAGGCGGTGCCGGAAGGATGCTGGGCGATCTGCACCAAAAAAGCATCGACAGTGGCAGTGGAgcgggtggcggtggtggtggcaaaaAGGGTCGCAAGGGGGCGCGTAAAAAGGGCCACAAATCGAAGGCGAAATCGGTGGAGGCGGCCGATGACGAGGGCAATCAGGGTGGCACCAGCGGTGGCAATGCGGCTGCCGGGGGCCATGGCCATGGGGGTAAGAAGAAGGGCAAGCGAGCATCACGTAGCAAAACACCGCCGAAAGCAAAATCGATGGAAAAGTAA